AATTTATGGTCTGGatttatagagcactttttTCTGGTTACTTTGCACCAAATaatgaaaaattattaaaactgaatcattctggtttgtggataaaacaaggcatttgagaacatcttcaTTTGGAGGTTTGGGGAGAATATGGACCAACcgattgattgattaatcaagtaaataatagacagattatgaaaaaaattatCAGTTGCAGGCATTCTTTCTTCACTTCTGCATTCAtagattttttgatttttttaaacacgTCATACAGATGTGTCATCTACATGCCAAAGTCAGGGATTGAACCTGAAAAGCAGATTATAAAGGACGGCACAAACTGTCCTTATAATCTTAATAAATATgaaatcttgaggcttcaaaatggaaagttttttgttttgcaaccggAAGACTACATCCACGTTTTATCGACAGTCTATGGTGTGGCagtgtgacagagtgtgtgtgtctgtccacgTCTTCCTCTTCTATGTGCATGTTTTGTGTCAGCGTGTCTCGCGCTAGTGTTTGTCTAATCCTTACATTAATTCCATGACGTCTAATTGCCCTCACTGAGAAGATGTCGGTGACGATGACGGGATTTTCTTTTATCAACGTGTCGCTCCAAACAGCCAGTAGCCTGTCGGAGCTGAGCTCTCTGCACGACGGCGGTACGGCCGACTTCAGACACACCTATCAGAAGGTCCAGATGAAGGCGCTCCCGCCCATCTCGGATCTTGATGAGCAGTCGGTCGTGAGAGCGGCGCCGCGCACGCAGAGCCACAGGCTGAGGCGGGACAGAGCAAACCTCTCAGATGATGAACTGGACAGAAGGTACCGTTTTTGATACgtgttgtttacagtgtttttgtgcGTAATACGTGTCTTTACACTGAtaaggtgtgtttttatatttattttgctgcTGCATTTCACCCACGCTGAATAGCAAATATCTCAATCCCAACTGTGATGAATACAAAtcccaaaataaaaccactcaCAACTTCACACCAGCAGTTCAACTCCATCTTCTTCCCCCCTTTAAATCCACAACCTCAAATCATTGATGACACTGATCAACTCTGTTTTAACCATGTTCAACATCCCATAGTGGCACAAGACCCTTCAGTTAACTTCCACAATAGataatttttcctttcaccccaacctgtcatggcagatgctgcacatcttggagtctggttcagttttcttcctgttaaacTGATGCCTATTGCTCATGAGGTGTGAACTTGAATTGAATAACAGCGTTAGAATTCAAATTGGTTGTCATAGCCTTAGAAAACTGAAGGCTTGGGCCTTGCTTTACGGCCTAAAAGTGGACAACCCAGCCACGgcttgtattttgtgtttcaaagctgacaaacaaagaagaactaCATCCTTTCTGACATTCGACACACTTGGCAAAGGACGGGTTGGTGGAGGAGTCTCTCTTCACTCAGGAACCTCTACATAACTTAGTTTCACCCTCATACACCCTCGTGGTCTCACTCCTCACCAGCAATTCCCTCCATTAAATACCTAAAAGATTAAAGAAACATTTGCAAATTCACCTTATCTATAACACAGCTTTGTTGAACTTAACCATTTTTTATCACAAATCAAATcgcactccaaaaaaaaaatcaaaatcagaTATTTTCCCCAGATTTAGCCCTTGTTTTTTCACTGTGTGATGTCATAAACTCCATCTCTGTGGTTCTCCACGATGCTAAAGGTGGAACACTCGCTCAGAGCACATGAAGAGAAAGACGTTGAGCAGACGAGGGCGCACCGGCTCCCTGGACGAGCTGGAGGAATTTGCCCGGTGCTACGGCCCTCCCGGCCGAAGGGGCGAGCCTCCGGACCGGCCCTATGAGCGGGATTACAGCCCGCCCCGGCGATCCTACAGGGATGAGGATGACGGCTGGGGGCGCCGCAGCCCCTCGCCATTACCGCAGAAGAGAAGGGACACCTGGGACAGCGATCGTCCCGCACGGCCGCCTCAAAACCGAGCATACGACGACACCCTCCTCATCAGCGCGATGGAGCGCAAGGCGAGGGGGCGGGGAGGAGAGCGAGGCGGTGGGAGAGCGGACGAGGACAGTGACACTCCGTCCAAAGGCAGCTCCAGAGGAAAGGGCAGCGACAGCTTCTACAGCCGGTCGCCCAGCAACCGTCCAGAAGAGGACGACACTTTGCCTCCGTACTGCGAGCTGGAGGCAGAGCGGTACCGCAGGGGCGACGCGACCGCCGAGCGGTACCGCACTGCAGAACCTCCCAGATCAGAGAGATACAAGACCAGTGAACCAGCTGCGAGGCCTTTCTCTTACACCCGCCCCCCTCAGCAGGGAGCGTCCCTCACAATGCAGGGCGTCAGAGACGAGAGGGACAGGAACCGAAACCTGGTGAGTTACTTGTAGCAGGAACAAggacttccttccttccttccttccttccttccttcctccctggGCCCTTCAGGAAAGGAGCCTCTCAGTACTGTAAATAGATCCAGGATGAGACTGTTGATACTCGTCTTTATTCTGACTGGAAACAAATCCAGGAAAAGACCAAAACCATCAATttgttctggaaaaaaaaatctaattattctGTTAGAACGACTTAAACCACAAATGTAACCCTCTCATGACCATCCAGGGGCATCCATCCCAAAATGTCCAGGGACTGAGACTCAACAATCAACTGTTTCTCTCAGGACTTGTGTCTTTACAAATGTGACTTTAACGTCCATGATTCGTTTGTCACCTTAGTTTAACTCACCTAATTCATTTTTTAGCAGTGCCAAAATCTACACTCTATAGATTTACGCTACTCAATATTTTTGACCATTCAGTCGGGATTAAAAGAGGTTTGAAAAGTCAGGACAGAGTTGAGGAACATGATTGGTTTTCATCTTTCCTCGAGATGTTTGGACAGTAAGAATAAAAGACGAGTTCAGCTGTTGCGTGCATAAACAGTTTCCGCAGtattatgtacagtacataatCTGATTATCTCTTGTCTTAAAtgactgtgtttacatggacagcaatattctgattctgaagaaGGTCATACTCTGAATTAGGTGTAATCTGATGAAGACACATGGTGTATTCGGATCAAGACATAGGATTATACTAAATAGTTgtgttttacaatattactgCCTACATATTTGTAAGAAAACTAAGTTTTTTGTAAGTTTTCAAAAGACAAAATTACAGTTTATTAAGAATAATTATGAAGTATTAAGAATTTCCCCCAATCACAATTATAACAATCCCAGTATTTCACCACAATCAATTTATTTTTAGTGCTTTTTATCACAATAATCAACATAATATTGTCCACTCCTCCTCCTATTCAGATCTTAGTCTTAGTATGgatttaatcagattataaaaTCTCATTGGAGTTTTCACAGCAGTGCAGGTGCGAGTCATAGTCAGACTATAATTAGAAACTTGTAAAACAGGAAAATCTAACGTCACAATGTCAATATTGTCTTAATCAGATTGAGGTCAGATTACGGGTGTTCATGTAAACAGACAGTCTCTGGATCATGACAGTGTTGTTTGTGCATGTTGTCTTAAAGGTGGCTGTAACGTACAGTAACTGTTTGAATATGAAATGAAtgagtggatgaatgaatgaatctgaaATGAAGTGAGtttacatacaaaaaaagaaaagcttctTCTGTGTCACAGTCTTTACTAACACGCACGGTCTCTGCGGAATTGCGATTGAAGGTGCAGTGTGTCAAATTAAAGTTGaaattcaagtgtttttttgtttttttattaattccaAACAAAGAATACATGAAGATGCAGATTAAATCCCACCTGCCCCAGTTCACAGTCCGACCAAGTCTGCCACCCTTTACATATATTCACGTCCATGCGGTGCACTATTGTCCACTATGGGCCAAACCCTTGTTATTTCCTGTTGCACACATTTCAGTGAAGTCACAGTTCCTCCTCACTGATGCTCACTTGGAAGGAAGGGAAGAACATTAAgatgcaacttcaccaacaaacaaatttcacacactgtaccttttaaaGCTTGGACACCTCAGATGTGACACGCCGGACTAACCCCCTCGTAGCATGAGCCGGAATGGCAGAAGCGCCTCTAACGTGTGGCTCTCGGTGTTTTCCCCCCCGACAGAGCACTGCACTGAGCAGGGACTCTCTCATAGTGTGACACCGTTTCCCTCCTGCAGCCCCGTCCACCTgcacagcctcctcctcctcctcctcctcctgcactgcACTGCCCGTCTGCTCACTTGCGccaccctgctgctgctgcaggaagtgCAGGCTGAAATGTGTTCTGGAAGCCACTGAAATAACTGTACAGATGGAGAAAATTGCACAAAAGCAGCATGTGCAGCTTCTGTTTCTGGATGTTTTTCTACTAAAGTGCATGAATTAcgacgtgtgtgtatgtggtgtgtgtgtgtgtgtgtgtgtgtgcgtcgttATTTGTTGAATTGTGCGACTGGATTCACTTCACACCAGTgccaagatgtttttttttaattttcaaataataattattattattaggtatTCTGTAAACTACAGTATGAGCAGAAAACCACCGTCTTATTACTGTCCGACAGTCTTCATTTACTGCAACTCAGGTTCACTCatgaatgtgtgttgttgttgttgttgtaagttCAGAGTTTTGACATTGTCTGCAGATTTTAATTGCACTGCTTAAATACTTTCTGAATAAAGAAAACTCTGCTGATGTGTTTTACGGTCGTgaatttgtatattttaatcaCTACATGACTCTTAAGTGTTAGGTATTgcaaaaatatgacatttaatttgtatttttgtctgaTAGTTCTCTTTAATTCCATACGTTGCAAGTAAAAACGTCTCTTTGGGctcacatttgtttacatttcagtgGTTAATACTCTTTGTTTGTCACAGGATTAGATCTTGAAGTGGCTGTTGTGTTTGATAATGTTTATGTACCTTGGACAAAGcctatgtgtgtttaaatcgTAGTTTATCAGTTATACACAGTCAACACAGAGAGATTAACAGCTTCCATCACAGGTTATTGGTCTTGTGAAGATGGTGTCATGCTTGAAAAGGTTTAAATAAAGTATGTTTTAGGGTGTTGTAGTCATTTTACTTTGTCCGTGTTTGTTCTCAACTTCAGGTTCTGTGgttattttgtgtatatttacagtcattttgtgtctctgaggtCATTTTGTGTGTAGTCGTGCTGCATCTCTTTGTGGACACTTCACTTATATTAGGAATCatgtcattttctgtcatttcatgTACATATTTTGTCTTGGTGGTTACTTTGTGCCTCTCTTTTAGTGGTaattcagtgtatttttttgcaataattttATAACTCTTaatggtcattttgtgtctctttttggtCCTTTAAGTAACTTTCAGGACAATGTTTTGTCCCCTTTTGGTCCAGTGTCTCTTTACAATCATTTTGTATGTCTTTATGATCTTGTTGTAACTCTTTCAGGacattatttgtctcttttcGGTCCTTTAAGTATTTTTCAGGACATTATGTGTCTCTTTTTGGTCCTTTAAGTATCTTTCAGGACAATTAATGTCCCTTTTTGGTCCACTGTCTCCTTACAATAATTTAGTGTCTCCATTTAGTCATTGCTGTTGTGTCACTTTTAGTCACAATTTAGTTGCATCTCTTGTGGTCACATTTTGTCTCTATCATTTTGGGTCTCTTGTGGTCATTTTACTGTTACCTGATGCATAAATGTTGACATTAACATAAAGTTTCATTACACAAACTGGGTAAGAACAATGCTGGAAAccaacacacagaaaataaaagaaatagaGCGTCCTCTGGAGACACTGAGACGGGAGgaatttaattgaaaaacaTAGACACTGATGTGATGGCAAAGCTTTTCATTCGCAGGAACTTGGAGAACACACTCGACACCCACTGAGAGCAGCACTCGAGTTCAGCTCAGACGGGGGTTTGTTTTGTGTCCTTGGTGAAGCTTGCTGGGGTTCACGTCCTGGATAAGAGAAGTAAATATGCCCACATAAAGAACTCCCACCACTTGTCCAACATGACTCATCCCGAGAGTGAACTTTACCCTCTCAGGATGTTTGCCAGAAGCGAACAAATGAAAAGCAGCTTGTCTGTGAAGCTGACCCGCTTCTTCTACTTCATTCAATTTACATTCAGACGGTTTAATTATTCACTCTTTTTGTTTACAGCATAGTGTGATCTAGTGGTTATACATTCATATTACTACTACCACTATAGTTactatagtatatagtatacaGTAGGGCTGTCAATCTTCCTCTATAATCCCATATAtagggttatatatatatagatatatatatatctatatctatatagatatatatatgtatatatatatatatatatatatatatatatacatatatattaaaattgtaatacattttaacttGGTATCATGTGGTTGTTATATGTTCTGTCCACTAGAGGGCATACAACATTAAGCTACTAATAAATATTAGTAATTTCCATGAGGTCCATGAGAAGTTAAATTTACCTTGTGAATAGTAGTCTTGAGAATAGTAGTGGGTTAGGAATATCTACGTCATAGTTTGGCGAACTAGCCCCCCAAAGCTACAAACGGCCCTGCTTTCCCCCCCAGTGTGCTGTTTTCTTCCTGCTCCGTTTCGCTTTCCTCCATTTTGAAGCACCTGTCAGAAGGGGGAGTGGTCAATGATGTCACCTGAAGCCGCTGGAgttggagggaggagggggaggaggtgacTGATGTTCCTCCGCCTCGCCTCGGACtcttctcctcgtcctcttcgtcTCTCAACACTTGTTGTCTCTTCCACTGCtggaaattagaaaaaaacaacagacttCACTGACTCAACATGTCGTCTTTGACGTGAAGCGTCGCGTAACTATGCAGAGCTGCGGCGCGTACGCGACGTTTTTCCCGACGAGAATCCACGACTTTTAGCGGATTTCGATTCGCTAAAAGTGGATAAAAGAGCGGCGAGGCTTCCGCGGAAGGAAAAAGTGCGACGCGATGGGAAACCTGATACTGAcggtgctggtgctgctgcacCTGTCCACGGGTGAGTGAGACTTTAACTACACTTTTATACTAAACTCGCGTTCTCTACTTTCTCCTCTTTTACGTTCAGGAATGTGTAAATTGAAGCAACTTAAACAAACAGTATTGAGTTAATTATTATCAACAGTACAAGGCCGACAGGTGGTCACGTGACTGTAGTTCTGTGTACACAATATCTACAAtaataacatgtaaataaaaatacaacatgaaAAATGGCCttaaatgtaagaaaaacaagacatttatttCGATTTTTTTGGCctgcaactaacggttattgTAATAGTTGTTCAGTGGTTGATTTCGTTGATTAATCAATACTCGTTTATGCCATAAAATGCCAGAAGATgttgaaaaaaactgtttttcaaaaacatgtaaaatgtaaaaaaaaaacctaatgaAAAATAACACGTTTACTTCAGAGTTTTTAAGTCATTATTGTcttatagggctgcaactaacgattgttgGAATAAATGATTCAGTTGTGGTTGATTTCGTCGATTAATCAATACTCGTTTGTGTTATAAATTGTTGAAATAActgtttttcaaaaacatgtcTAATATAACGTGTAAAATGGCCTTAAGctaaaggaaaacatttttttaaattaattattgtcttataaggctgcaactaacgattattataataattgattaatctatGGTTGATTTTCAATATTTGTTTGGGCCagtgaaaatgtcagaacatgttgataaaaactgttcaaaatcagtatgttctcaaatgtcttgttctgtccacaaaccacagttatttttgttttaaactgatgaataaattatcaaaatagttgacaattagtTTAGTATGCGATTGAGATTTAGTGTCTTATGTATTTGTTGCATatagtttcttttttaacttagtttaatttatttaaacgTCTGGAACTGAAGAACGTTGTAAACATGTTATTTGAAAAGTtctgctgtataaataaagtttattatgattattgtgaAAGTTTACATAGTTATTATTGTTAACAACTATAGTACGGTATAACTGATATCCGATATGccgatatacagtatatcgggagtgcttgggccgataccggtgtatatgaatatatatgtgtgtgtttttcatgttcccAACTGCAGATTTCTCTTCTATAGTGATATCATTTGCTAATGTCATTATTTCAGATAAAAGCAATTTATTTCTCCACCGCATACAATCAAAAGTATCAAATGTCTTCTATAACATCCAACCCAATGTAAGTTTAATTAGTTTTCTTTTGGCCAAAACAAGGGATTTTTATTTCTAGATGTCTACATGAGCCCTGTccttttatttgactttgttttctgtttatttaacaactcaaacaacacaattatcTAAAGAAAACAATATTCAGAGATAGTGAAATAAAGATAGCGGAGTAAAACTTGGCCAGCAATATACAGACTTTAAATAATCATTTTCTTTATGATGAGTGGTGGTTGCCTTTCATCGGCTtactttcctttctctctctaatCAGTGGGTCATGAGTGACAGGTGTTATTACCTGTAATGATATAGCGAGTAGCAGTGGTATGTTCACAGTTAAAGGCTTTTGGAGTAAACTGTTAACCAGTCTGGTCAGATTCTTTCTAGTGCAGCGTTCAACAAGAGCCAAGCATGGCGCAAGGAAACAGCAGTTACATTTGATCTCCCTtttcgtctctctctctgtctgctcttgTCAGAGCTGCTGTCCATCCAGGTCATCGTCCCGGAGACGGAGCGGAGGACGACTCTGTTTGCCTCCGTGATTCTTCGCTGCGACTATTCCACCTCGGCGAACGCCCAGGATGTCCTGGTCACCTGGAGATACAAGTCTTTCTGTAAAGACCCCGTGCTGGAGTTCTACTCCACAGGTGAGACGGCAGTGGACGGGGGACAGGGACgctttagagctgcaactaacagttATATTCAGAAAATGTCgaaaaatgttcatcagtgtttctcagacctggaaatgatgatgttttaatgatttatttgttaaaaaatgtttatattgaagaagctgaaaaaccagaaACACTCAGACCGATAAGtcgattagagctgcaactaacgattattttcataatcgattaacctGTCGAATATTTTTACGAttcattgagtaattgtttggtccataaaatgtcagaaaacgttaaaaaatgttgatcagtgtttgtcaaacctgataatgatgttttgttttgtccacaaaccaaaaggattcacttttaatgatttctttgtgatatggagcaaaaaaatgaagatgatATTGACATTGAAAAAGCTGAAactatcagaaatcttgttttaatcttgaaaaaagcttcaaaccgagtaattgtttcagctctaaagtCGATTACCAAAATATTTGACGATTCATTTTAGTAATTGATTACATGCCAgtgtttaaatgaattattattcaactgtttaggCTAATAAACAAGACAATGTCATACCGATAAAAGCTGACAGCGATCAGCAGGAGATTTTACTTTAAGTATAGATTTTTGAGTTCAGTGATGACACTTTTACAAAAGAattaataaggtttttatccACTTtgtctgtgtccctgcagcttaTCAGGCGGCTCTGCAGCTCGGTCAGGATCCCGCCAACGACTGTCCGGACCGGCAGCGCAAAGTCCGCACCGTGATCCAGAAGAGAGGCCTGAACGAGCCCATCCTTGGCGCGGAGTACAGAGAACGCAAAATCACCATTCGAAACAGTGAGTTGAGAAGTGCAAAACACGGAATGGAATAAAATGGACAGCAGTGTAGCGATGAGACACGGCAGTGTGATTCAGGGAAATCATCTACAGCCAGATTTACATGTGATTCAAAGCTAGtgtaacaaaacataaaaaagattCATGATGTTTATTCACCATTTGACAGTCCAGGTACAGAGGAATTTGTGTGCATAATTTGGAAAGACagcaaaaacatacaaaaatgggCAAGGCAACAGTGATCCACCTGGAGATTTGACACTACaaaatacagtgtatatatatatatatatatcatcatcatcatcatcatcatcatcctccgcttatccggggccgggtcgcgggggcagcagtttcagcaagggaccccaaacttccttttcctgagccgcattgaccagctccgactgagggatcccgaggcgttcccaggccagagtggagatgtaatctctccaccttgtcctaggtctaccccgaggcctcctcccagctggacgtgcctgatatacctcccttgggaggcgcccaggaggcatcctcaccagatgcccgaaccacctcaactggctcctttcaacgtgaaggagcagcggttctactccgagctccccccggatgaccgagcttctcaccctatctctaagggaaaagccagccactctcctgaggaatcccatttcggccgcttgtacccgcgatctcgttctttcggtcatgacccaaccttcatgaccataggtgaggatgggaacgaagactgaccggtagatcgagagctttgccttccggctcagctcccttttcgtcacaactgtgcggtaaagcgaatgcagtaccgcaccagccgctccgattctccggcccatctccggctccctcgtcccctcactcgtgaacaagacccctaGATACTTGAACTCCCTCACCTGGGGCAAgtagtcattccctacccggagaaggcaatccaccggtttcctgctaagagccatggcctcagacttagaggtgctgatcctcatcccgaccgcttcacactcggccacgaaccgatccagtgagcgctgaaggtcgcaggccgacgaagccatgaggaccacatcatctgcaaaaagcagcgacgtgatctcaagcccgccaaaccacaacccctctcccccacgactacgcctcgatatcctgtccatgaaaatcacaaacaggattggtgataaagcgcagccctggcgaaggccaacacccacaggaaacaggcctgattttgtgccgagaaccctgacacagctcatactttgggcgtatagggattggatggccctaagtagtgcccccctcaccccatactcccgcagcacctcccacagtatctccctgggaacccgatcatacgccttctccaggtccacaaaacacatgtagactggatgggcgtactcccaggccccctccaggatccctgcaagagtaaagagctggtccgttgttccacgaccaggacggaatccgcattgttcctcttgaatctgaggttcgacaaccggtcgaaccctcctttccagtaccttggagtaaaccttaccagggaggctgagaagtgtgatgccccggtaattggcacacactctcaggtccccctttttgaaaaggggggccaccaccccagtttgccactcctttggcactgaccccgacctccacgcaatgttgaagagacgcgtcatccaagacagcccctccacacccagagccttcagcatttctgggcggatctcatcaacccctggggccttgccactgcggagttgtttaaccacctcagtgacctccctcagggagattgacgatgatcccccatcagcctccctctctgcctccaccacagagggtgcagatgtcggattcaggagttcctcaaagtgttccttccaccgtccggttacctcctcagtcgaggtcaacagtgtcccatccttactgtacacagcttggatggtcccccgctttcccctcctgaggccccgaatggttttccagaaacgccttggtgccgaccgatagtccttctccatgtcctctccgaacttctcccatacccgctgctttgcgtctgccacagcagaggctgccgcccttcgggcccgtcgataccttgcaactgcctcaggagtcctccgggataacatatcccggaaacactccttcttcagtcggacagcttccctgaccaccggtgtccaccacgatgttcgagggttaccgccccttgaggcacctaaagccctggagccacagctctccactacagctttcacaatagagtctttgaacactgcccattcaggttcaatgtccccagcctccacagggatacaggaaaagctccgccggaggtgagagttgaaggcctctcggacaggggcatcctccagacgttcccagttcatccgcactacacgtttgggtttaccaggtctatccagagtcctcccccatcctctgacccaactcaccaccagatggtgatcagttgacagctctgcccctctcttcacccgagtgtccagaacatgcggccttagatcagatgaaacgatcacaaaatcgatcatcgaccttcggccaaggacactctggtaccaagtacacttatgagcgtccttatgctcgaacatggtgtttgttatggatagtccatgacttgcacagaaatccaataacaaacgaccactctgatttagatcaggtaggccgttcttcccaatcacgcctctccaggtttccccatcgctgcccacgtgcgcgttgaaatctcccagcagaactatggagtcccccgacggagccccttgcaggact
This genomic interval from Solea solea chromosome 2, fSolSol10.1, whole genome shotgun sequence contains the following:
- the LOC131455291 gene encoding immunoglobulin-like domain-containing receptor 2 isoform X3 translates to MTFYRLAVLLGASLCVCDGVHVTVREKHRFAMLFQSVVLPCQYQTASTQVPVVQWWYKSYCRDRTRESFSLPENLGVQASDLGPSSHLECSDSSRTVRVVASMQGASMTLAEHYKGRDIAIVNKADLRIGELQWGDSGVYICKIIIADDLEGKNEGQLELLVLGRKGERDDLLPEFNVEVMPEWAFVGSVVLGSVLLLLFLGICWCQCCPHSCCCYVRCCCCPDSCCCPRHLYEAGKMAKAGQQAQIPVYPYYVPGVPTVVPLVPSSHMDPKITSIPSMENNLAGASSLSELSSLHDGGTADFRHTYQKVQMKALPPISDLDEQSVVRAAPRTQSHRLRRDRANLSDDELDRRWNTRSEHMKRKTLSRRGRTGSLDELEEFARCYGPPGRRGEPPDRPYERDYSPPRRSYRDEDDGWGRRSPSPLPQKRRDTWDSDRPARPPQNRAYDDTLLISAMERKARGRGGERGGGRADEDSDTPSKGSSRGKGSDSFYSRSPSNRPEEDDTLPPYCELEAERYRRGDATAERYRTAEPPRSERYKTSEPAARPFSYTRPPQQGASLTMQGVRDERDRNRNLSTALSRDSLIV